In Bombus vancouverensis nearcticus chromosome 1, iyBomVanc1_principal, whole genome shotgun sequence, a single genomic region encodes these proteins:
- the LOC117153415 gene encoding uncharacterized protein LOC117153415 isoform X2, whose protein sequence is MELVLTTDGDKRLSPHTSRIAVSNCSSVILMNSSLASMVGLRAVDLINVANLSLVRQSFELSPQNTRTRISVRNCSIDTIPSFVFRGDVEAIIFENVRIGQLSAFSFANLVHTEKLKLENCRIESIEAQAFKKFDVGHLHVIGSSFGDQVPSRTMNDIEVYHTFMLDGVKMGTVRSEAFIVRSPRTVAIQNCIVESLESEAFDVTARGPVIIKNNSFDSLSIGAFLGIRADPEARTPPSSLPTNLHDLIFKNNSVVNFEEGSMMFDRSSFRLELDNLLVDQPCDCQMLPIWKNNILNYTNVYSRFYTKQNTGLPRTLSPQDAINETPETFLCSDGEVNGVPTSFIEYETRHCSLGGSILVFVLIIAGLLVLLILLICLIIWCCRRRRRNSRKKWTSVPMNAPDVVSKKNGVIGREAASSAAPVDSRITMVVPDGRLYRETEFHVIVEKAEPLTTEL, encoded by the coding sequence GAATTGGTGTTAACCACCGATGGTGACAAAAGATTGAGCCCGCACACCAGCAGGATAGCGGTGAGCAATTGTTCGTCCGTGATCCTGATGAACTCGAGCCTAGCCTCGATGGTCGGACTCCGTGCGGTTGACCTGATCAACGTGGCGAACTTAAGCCTAGTCAGACAGAGCTTCGAGCTGTCCCCGCAGAATACACGCACACGAATATCCGTGAGGAACTGCAGCATCGACACGATACCGAGTTTCGTCTTTCGAGGTGACGTGGAAGCGATCATCTTCGAAAATGTAAGGATCGGCCAGCTGAGCGCGTTCTCGTTCGCGAATCTGGTACACACGGAGAAGCTGAAGCTGGAAAACTGTCGTATCGAGAGCATCGAGGCACAAGCGTTCAAGAAGTTCGACGTGGGCCACCTGCACGTGATCGGTAGTAGCTTCGGGGATCAGGTGCCCAGTAGGACGATGAACGATATCGAGGTTTACCACACTTTCATGCTAGACGGTGTGAAAATGGGTACAGTGAGAAGCGAAGCTTTCATCGTGAGGAGTCCACGGACTGTGGCGATACAAAATTGTATCGTAGAGAGCTTGGAAAGCGAGGCTTTCGACGTGACCGCGAGGGGGCCGGTGATAATCAAGAACAACAGCTTCGACAGCCTCTCGATAGGTGCTTTTCTCGGTATACGAGCGGATCCCGAAGCGAGAACACCACCTTCCTCCCTACCGACCAACCTACACGACCTTATCTTTAAGAATAACAGCGTGGTCAACTTCGAGGAGGGCTCGATGATGTTCGACCGGAGTAGCTTTCGTCTCGAGCTAGACAACCTCTTGGTCGATCAACCGTGCGACTGTCAGATGTTGCCCATATGGAAGAACAACATTCTCAATTACACGAACGTCTACTCGAGGTTTTACACCAAACAGAACACCGGACTACCCCGTACGTTATCGCCTCAGGACGCCATCAACGAAACGCCCGAAACGTTCCTTTGCTCCGATGGCGAAGTGAACGGGGTGCCAACGAGTTTCATCGAATACGAGACACGACATTGTTCACTGGGTGGATCCATACTAGTCTTCGTCCTGATCATCGCGGGCTTACTCGTGCTACTGATACTGCTCATCTGTCTGATCATCTGGTGCTGCAGAAGGCGTCGTCGAAACAGCAGGAAGAAATGGACCAGCGTGCCGATGAACGCACCTGACGTCGTGTCGAAGAAGAACGGGGTGATCGGCAGAGAAGCAGCCTCGTCGGCCGCACCGGTCGACAGCCGGATAACGATGGTCGTGCCCGATGGCAGGCTCTACAGGGAGACCGAGTTTCACGTGATCGTTGAGAAGGCCGAACCATTGACTACCGAATTGTAA
- the LOC117153415 gene encoding uncharacterized protein LOC117153415 isoform X1, translated as MGATKFVLGSAILGLFWCGLFKGALTNSMNRCDYPPCFCDPHGRLTCDCKEEGEELVLTTDGDKRLSPHTSRIAVSNCSSVILMNSSLASMVGLRAVDLINVANLSLVRQSFELSPQNTRTRISVRNCSIDTIPSFVFRGDVEAIIFENVRIGQLSAFSFANLVHTEKLKLENCRIESIEAQAFKKFDVGHLHVIGSSFGDQVPSRTMNDIEVYHTFMLDGVKMGTVRSEAFIVRSPRTVAIQNCIVESLESEAFDVTARGPVIIKNNSFDSLSIGAFLGIRADPEARTPPSSLPTNLHDLIFKNNSVVNFEEGSMMFDRSSFRLELDNLLVDQPCDCQMLPIWKNNILNYTNVYSRFYTKQNTGLPRTLSPQDAINETPETFLCSDGEVNGVPTSFIEYETRHCSLGGSILVFVLIIAGLLVLLILLICLIIWCCRRRRRNSRKKWTSVPMNAPDVVSKKNGVIGREAASSAAPVDSRITMVVPDGRLYRETEFHVIVEKAEPLTTEL; from the exons ATGGGAGCAACGAAATTCGTGTTGGGAAGCGCTATCCTCGGACTCTTTTGGTGTGGCTTGTTCAAGGGTGCCCTAACCAATTCGATGAACAGGTGCGACTATCCTCCATGCTTCTGCGATCCTCACGGCAGGCTGACCTGCGACTGTAAAGAGGAAGGAGAG GAATTGGTGTTAACCACCGATGGTGACAAAAGATTGAGCCCGCACACCAGCAGGATAGCGGTGAGCAATTGTTCGTCCGTGATCCTGATGAACTCGAGCCTAGCCTCGATGGTCGGACTCCGTGCGGTTGACCTGATCAACGTGGCGAACTTAAGCCTAGTCAGACAGAGCTTCGAGCTGTCCCCGCAGAATACACGCACACGAATATCCGTGAGGAACTGCAGCATCGACACGATACCGAGTTTCGTCTTTCGAGGTGACGTGGAAGCGATCATCTTCGAAAATGTAAGGATCGGCCAGCTGAGCGCGTTCTCGTTCGCGAATCTGGTACACACGGAGAAGCTGAAGCTGGAAAACTGTCGTATCGAGAGCATCGAGGCACAAGCGTTCAAGAAGTTCGACGTGGGCCACCTGCACGTGATCGGTAGTAGCTTCGGGGATCAGGTGCCCAGTAGGACGATGAACGATATCGAGGTTTACCACACTTTCATGCTAGACGGTGTGAAAATGGGTACAGTGAGAAGCGAAGCTTTCATCGTGAGGAGTCCACGGACTGTGGCGATACAAAATTGTATCGTAGAGAGCTTGGAAAGCGAGGCTTTCGACGTGACCGCGAGGGGGCCGGTGATAATCAAGAACAACAGCTTCGACAGCCTCTCGATAGGTGCTTTTCTCGGTATACGAGCGGATCCCGAAGCGAGAACACCACCTTCCTCCCTACCGACCAACCTACACGACCTTATCTTTAAGAATAACAGCGTGGTCAACTTCGAGGAGGGCTCGATGATGTTCGACCGGAGTAGCTTTCGTCTCGAGCTAGACAACCTCTTGGTCGATCAACCGTGCGACTGTCAGATGTTGCCCATATGGAAGAACAACATTCTCAATTACACGAACGTCTACTCGAGGTTTTACACCAAACAGAACACCGGACTACCCCGTACGTTATCGCCTCAGGACGCCATCAACGAAACGCCCGAAACGTTCCTTTGCTCCGATGGCGAAGTGAACGGGGTGCCAACGAGTTTCATCGAATACGAGACACGACATTGTTCACTGGGTGGATCCATACTAGTCTTCGTCCTGATCATCGCGGGCTTACTCGTGCTACTGATACTGCTCATCTGTCTGATCATCTGGTGCTGCAGAAGGCGTCGTCGAAACAGCAGGAAGAAATGGACCAGCGTGCCGATGAACGCACCTGACGTCGTGTCGAAGAAGAACGGGGTGATCGGCAGAGAAGCAGCCTCGTCGGCCGCACCGGTCGACAGCCGGATAACGATGGTCGTGCCCGATGGCAGGCTCTACAGGGAGACCGAGTTTCACGTGATCGTTGAGAAGGCCGAACCATTGACTACCGAATTGTAA